A region from the Thermanaeromonas toyohensis ToBE genome encodes:
- a CDS encoding helix-turn-helix domain-containing protein, with protein sequence MLVSDTPIILQDGRRKNWFWESNSIFDCNLSCYALVVRLYLARCAGENRVAFPSISNIAAHCGISRATVKRALAELEEKGLLLKEIRQNESGEYTSNVYILLDPKVPASEGSEIPTQGSRFSQNLPCRYMTGVGSTGTYYPPGVVGSDRTDLGSDRATEEDSLKNNNVVVVNKAPIAETPKIPLTGTSCKVEAIPETLNSVGTNPDPHDLQENLMPGSQTNAISSLGASVQDETLVNHQPNWTNGGIYLGEKSSRISFNDNTHEIIQDHISAGPAREIQEAFIKATGQPLTGRALEELMNYSLEYVLTKIAMVEVGKEKINAPGWLLEACREDYQHLPVKARKRRTNPKSPPALKLPDASKDDKYRDLYRLV encoded by the coding sequence ATGCTAGTATCCGATACCCCAATTATCTTGCAGGATGGCAGGAGGAAGAACTGGTTCTGGGAGAGCAATTCTATCTTCGACTGTAACCTTTCCTGTTATGCCCTGGTGGTAAGGTTATATCTTGCAAGATGTGCAGGGGAAAACCGGGTAGCTTTCCCCTCTATTTCCAATATTGCTGCACATTGTGGCATTAGTCGCGCCACTGTGAAAAGGGCACTGGCTGAACTGGAAGAAAAAGGTCTACTACTAAAAGAGATTCGTCAAAATGAAAGTGGTGAATATACCAGCAACGTTTACATATTACTCGACCCTAAGGTTCCTGCTTCAGAGGGAAGCGAGATACCTACCCAGGGTAGTAGGTTCTCACAGAACCTACCCTGTCGCTACATGACAGGGGTAGGTTCTACAGGAACCTACTACCCCCCGGGGGTAGTAGGTTCTGACAGAACCGACCTAGGTTCTGACAGAGCCACTGAAGAAGACTCACTTAAGAATAATAATGTTGTTGTTGTAAATAAGGCCCCCATCGCTGAGACTCCGAAAATTCCCTTGACCGGAACTAGTTGTAAGGTCGAGGCCATCCCTGAAACTCTCAATTCGGTAGGTACCAATCCGGATCCGCATGATTTGCAAGAGAACTTAATGCCGGGCTCACAGACTAATGCGATTTCTAGTCTAGGTGCTAGTGTACAAGATGAAACTTTAGTTAATCACCAGCCTAACTGGACCAACGGGGGAATTTATTTGGGAGAAAAATCGTCCCGGATTAGCTTTAATGATAACACTCATGAAATAATCCAAGACCATATCTCCGCTGGCCCAGCCCGCGAAATCCAGGAAGCGTTCATAAAAGCAACGGGCCAACCTCTAACAGGTAGAGCCTTGGAGGAGTTAATGAACTACTCCTTGGAGTATGTGCTGACAAAGATCGCAATGGTAGAGGTGGGTAAAGAGAAAATTAACGCACCAGGATGGTTACTCGAGGCCTGCCGGGAGGATTATCAGCACTTGCCAGTGAAGGCGAGAAAGAGGCGAACGAACCCCAAAAGCCCTCCGGCTCTAAAGCTCCCAGACGCCAGCAAGGACGATAAGTATAGAGACCTATACCGGCTGGTCTAG
- a CDS encoding transcriptional coactivator p15/PC4 family protein, protein MITINKSGNEQLRIQSGTYKGIEYIDIRVYYYNAAQQEWKPSRKGVAFKRELLLEVVRALEQVAGEHKQQAS, encoded by the coding sequence TTGATAACCATTAACAAGAGCGGGAATGAACAGCTGAGGATCCAGTCCGGCACCTACAAAGGTATCGAGTATATCGATATCCGGGTGTACTACTACAACGCTGCCCAGCAGGAGTGGAAACCCTCGCGGAAAGGTGTGGCCTTTAAACGGGAGCTCCTGCTGGAAGTGGTAAGAGCCCTGGAACAAGTGGCCGGGGAACACAAACAGCAAGCTTCTTAA